In the Quercus lobata isolate SW786 chromosome 5, ValleyOak3.0 Primary Assembly, whole genome shotgun sequence genome, one interval contains:
- the LOC115989218 gene encoding tyrosine--tRNA ligase 1, cytoplasmic-like: MGRSEEEELTAAQIFYPCMQCADFFFLKADICQLGMDQRKVNVLAREYCDDIKRKNKPIILSHYMLPGLQQGQEKMSKSDPLSSIFMEDDEAEVNLKIKKAYCPPDIVEGNPCLEYVKYLILPWFKKFVIERSAENGGDKSFENFEELVAYYESGKLHPADLKPALAKALNKILEPVREHFKNDNDAKDLLKRVKAYRVTR, from the exons ATGGGTCGAAGTGAAGAGGAAGAGTTAACTGCAGCACAAATTTTCTACCCATGCATGCAAtgtgctgatttttttttcttgaag gcCGACATTTGCCAACTAGGAATGGATCAGCGAAAAGTGAATGTACTTGCAAGAGAGTACTGTGATGACATCAAGAGGAAAAACAAGCCTATTATTTTGTCACACT ACATGTTACCCGGTTTACAACAAGGTCAGGAGAAGATGTCGAAAAGTGATCCACTATCTTCCATTTTTATGGAAGATGATGAG GCCGAAGTGaatttgaagataaagaaaGCATACTGTCCTCCAGATATTGTGGAAGGGAATCCATGCTTGGAGTATGTGAAGTACCTCATTTTACCTTGGTTTAAAAAGTTTGTAATAGAGCGCAGTGCAGAGAATGGTGGTGATAA GAGCTTcgaaaattttgaagaattgGTTGCTTACTATGAAAGTGGAAAGCTACATCCAGCTGATCTTAAACCAGCCTTGGCAAAGGCTTTGAATAAGATACTAGAG CCTGTAAGAGAACACTTTAAGAATGACAATGATGCAAAAGATCTTTTGAAAAGGGTTAAG GCTTACAGAGTCACAAGGTAA